GGGTGAGGCGGCCCAAGCAGAGGACCTCCTCCCCCTTCCCCTCCGCCTTGGAGCAGCGGAGTTGCCCCTTTCCCCGGATCAGGGCCTCCTGGATGGCCCCTAAGGGGTACTCCAGGGCGATGCCGGGGCAGACCCCGGTGCAGAGGCCGCACCCCGTGCAAAGCACCTCGTCCAGCTCCACCCGCCACCCCTCGAGGCGCACCGCCCCCTTGGGGCAGGCCTGGTAGCAGCGGTCGCACCCCCCCACGCTGTTCTTGTAGAGGAGGCAGCGGGCCTCGGTGTAGCGGGGCCGGGGGTCGGTGGCCTTGAGGAAGGCGTTTAGGAGGTTGTCCAGGAGGCCCATGGCAGCTTAGAGGGTCAAGGGTCTAGGGTCTGGGGGCGTGGGCCTTGAAGAGGTCCTGGATGGCCTCGAGGAAGCGCTCAAACTGGGCGAAGTCCAGCTGCTGCCCGTTGTCGGAGAGGGCCACCTTGGGGTTGGGGTGGACCTCCACGTGCACCCCGTCCGCCCCCACGGCCAAGGCGGCCCGGGCCAGGGGGGCGAGAAGGTCCGTGCGCCCAGCGGCGTGGGTCACGTCCACGATCACGGGGAGGTGGGTCTCCTGCTTGGCCAGGGCCACGGCGGAGAGGTCTAAGGTGTTCCTCGTCCAGCGCTCAAAGGTGCGGATCCCCCTCTCCGCCAGGATCACCTGTTCGTTCCCCTGGGAGAGGATGTACTCGGCGGCGTAGAACCACTCCTCCATGGTGGCGGCAAGCCCCCTTTTGAGGAGGACGGGCTTTCGCGCCCGCCCCACCTCCTTGAGGAGGGCGAAGTTCTGCATGTTCCGGGCCCCGATCTGGAGGATGTCGGCGTACTCCGCCACCACCTCCACGTCCCGGGTGTCCATGACCTCGGTGACGAAGATCATGCTGAAGGCGTCCGCCGCCCTCCTCCCCAGCCTTAGCCCCTCCACCCCCAGGCCCTGGAAGCCGTAGGGGCTGGTGCGGGGCTTGAAGGCCCCGCCCCTTAGCACCCTCACCCCCCTGGCCGAGAGGAAGCGGGCGGTCTCCATCATCTGCTCCTCGCCCTCTATGGAGCAGGGCCCGGCGATGAGGAGGGGGCCTTCCCCGAAGACCACGTCCTTCACCCGCACCCGGGTGGGCTCGGGCTTGGTCCTTTTGGAGTAGAGGAACCGCTTCTGGTCCTCCTTCTCCTCGAGGTCCAGGCTGGCCTTGAAGATCTCCTTGAAAAGCTTCCGGATGGTCTCCGCGGGGAAAGGCCCCGGGTTTTCCCGGGTGAGGTAGGAGAGCATCTCCTCCTCCCGCTTGGGGTCGTAGTGGGGGAGGCCCAGCTCCGTCTGGATGCGGCCGATCTCCTGGACCAAGCGGCCCCGCTCGGAAAGGAGCCTGAGGATCTCCCGGTTGACCCGGTCCACCTCCCTCCTAAGGGCCTGGATGCGCTCGTCCATGGGCTATTTTATGGGGAAAACCTTCCCGGGTTGTCAAGCGGCTTCTTCCTTGGGCCTCCTCCTTTCCGCCACCCGGGCCACCAGGACGGAGATCCAGTAAAGGACCAGGAGAGGCCCCGTGACGATGGCCAGGCTCACCACGTCCACCGTGGGGGTGATGACCGCCGCCAGGGTGAGGAGGAGGACCACGGCGATCCGCCAGTTGCGGGCCAGGAAGTCCGAGGAAAGGAGGCCCAGCCGGGCCAGAAGGTAGCTCACCACGGGCATCTCAAAAACCAGGCCCATCACGGTCATCATCATGAGGACCTGGCCCATGTAGCGGCCGATGGAGATCTGGGGGGTGATCACGTCCCCCAGGAAGCCCAGCAGGAAGGGAACGGCGAAGGGCAGGAAGCCATAGTAGGCGAAGAGGGCCCCCAGGGCGAAGCTAAAGCCCGCCCCCAGGAGGAAGGGAACCGCAAGGCGCTTCTCGTGCTCGTAAAGCCCGGGGGCGATGAAGGCCCAGACCTGGTAGACGA
The genomic region above belongs to Thermus sediminis and contains:
- the tatC gene encoding twin-arginine translocase subunit TatC produces the protein MKEAPLVEHLEELRARLIWALLAWAVGLGVAWAFRVQLLAWLKRPLDLAAEQNGIQVNLIVLDITEPFLVSLKVAAFGGLVLALPFIVYQVWAFIAPGLYEHEKRLAVPFLLGAGFSFALGALFAYYGFLPFAVPFLLGFLGDVITPQISIGRYMGQVLMMMTVMGLVFEMPVVSYLLARLGLLSSDFLARNWRIAVVLLLTLAAVITPTVDVVSLAIVTGPLLVLYWISVLVARVAERRRPKEEAA
- a CDS encoding bifunctional 3-deoxy-7-phosphoheptulonate synthase/chorismate mutase, encoding MDERIQALRREVDRVNREILRLLSERGRLVQEIGRIQTELGLPHYDPKREEEMLSYLTRENPGPFPAETIRKLFKEIFKASLDLEEKEDQKRFLYSKRTKPEPTRVRVKDVVFGEGPLLIAGPCSIEGEEQMMETARFLSARGVRVLRGGAFKPRTSPYGFQGLGVEGLRLGRRAADAFSMIFVTEVMDTRDVEVVAEYADILQIGARNMQNFALLKEVGRARKPVLLKRGLAATMEEWFYAAEYILSQGNEQVILAERGIRTFERWTRNTLDLSAVALAKQETHLPVIVDVTHAAGRTDLLAPLARAALAVGADGVHVEVHPNPKVALSDNGQQLDFAQFERFLEAIQDLFKAHAPRP